From the genome of Chitinophagales bacterium:
AGTGTAGTCTTTACAAAGACCACTAATACAGCAGGGATAAATGAAGTTTTAAAATAAAAGGATCAGAAGCTACCATTTCAAAATTCATAATATTCATTAGAGCTGCTCCATTTAATAACCAACCAAAAATTCTCCATTTTTAAATTGTATGTATCTTTTTGTTGTACATTAATGCTACTCAGAGTACGAAGATATGACGCTGCGTCGTTGGGTGCCGGCATTCAGTTTTTTGTCGGCACATAGTAAAGTGTTATTGCACCACAGCCAAATGTTTTTGTCTTTAAGAGTTTTAAATTAATTTGATCAGTTATGTTCTTAAATAATGATAAACCTTTTCCTAGTATAGTTGGCTGAACACTGATTTGGATTTCATCAACTAAATTAAAATTCATTGAGGCTACAATTAAACTCGGGCTGCCAACTAAAATGTCTTTACCTTCTTGTTGCTTGAGCTCTAAAACTTCTTCTTTAATGCCTCCCTTTGCCAACTTTGCATTTTTCCATTCAACATTTTTCAGCGTGTGGGAAAAAACAATTTTTGAAATGTCGTCTATTATTACTGCAAATTCATCTATTGGTTTGCTACCAGTAGGATTTTTTACTACTGTTGGCCAGTAACTTTCCATAAGCTGGTATGTTATCCTTCCGTATATAAGGGTGTCTGCGCTACTTAATAGCTCATTGTAATGCTGATGTATTTCCTCATCTGCAATCATTGCCGTGTGGTCGCAAAAGCCGTCAAGTGTCATATTGATTGCTGCAATTAGTTTTCTCATTCTATTTCTTTATTGTTACCTGCAGTTAGGCTCTCGACATGAAGCGATTCGGTT
Proteins encoded in this window:
- a CDS encoding dihydrofolate reductase, translated to MRKLIAAINMTLDGFCDHTAMIADEEIHQHYNELLSSADTLIYGRITYQLMESYWPTVVKNPTGSKPIDEFAVIIDDISKIVFSHTLKNVEWKNAKLAKGGIKEEVLELKQQEGKDILVGSPSLIVASMNFNLVDEIQISVQPTILGKGLSLFKNITDQINLKLLKTKTFGCGAITLYYVPTKN